The stretch of DNA CGCCGGGCTGGTGCCCTCGGACGGCGACGAGGTGGACCGGTTGTTCTGGTTCCGGTGGATCACCGGGCACCAGGTGACCTTCCTGCTCTGGCAGTTGCTCGCCGGTGTCATGGCCGACGTGCCGGACGGTTCCGGCGCGGTGCGGCGGGCGCGGCTGTACGTGCGCGGCTATTCCCAGATGCTGCTGTATTCCAGCTCGTGCCCGCGGGATGTCTACGGCCGGGTGATCCGCTCGACGCTGTTCCGGCAGCATCCGAACCTGAGCGGTTCCTGGGCGAGGGACTACCGGCCCGTTCGTGATCTGCTGCGCGGCAAGGTGGACGTGCCCGGGCCCGCGGGCTCGGCGCTGGCGGAGGAGTGCGCGCTCAACGACCGCATCCACAACGGCATCGCGACCAAGTTGGTGCCTTCCGGGGTTTCCCTGCTGCAATCCGCGCAGGGGCACCGCGGGCCGGCGGCCGGCCGCGACATGCTGCGCGCGCTCTACGACGGCACCTTCCTGACGATGCGCGCCTCCGGCACCGACTGGCGCGCGGTGGTGACCCAGCTGGTGCGGCGGTTGCAGGCGGTGAATCTCGACGTCGCCGCCAACGGTCTCTACCCGGAGTGGGCGCCGAGCCGCGCCGAAGAGCCGATCGAGCTGCAAGAGCCTCCCGCGGTGCGCTGCAAGGCGGAGCTTCCCGGCACGCTCGCGGAGATCGCCCGCACGGCGTTGACCGCGGGTGCACCCGCTCGCTTGGCATGACGACGGGTGTCCCGGCAGGAACCGGATCCTGCCGGGACACCGCCGCCCGCGCTTACCGCGGTGCGAGGTCGTAGAAGCAAACCGGCGGGCCCGCGCCGGGCCTGGAGTAGACGCGGCGGCATTCCAGTTCGGTCTTCCCGAACACTTCCAGCCACTCACCGCGTTGCCGGGGAATTCCTTGATCGGTCAGCACGTGGACGAGGTAGAAATCGTCGTCGTTGTCCCGCGGTACGTATTTGATCTCCGGCTCGCCCACGAGCAGGATCTTCTGCTCCGGCAGCGCTTTCCGGTATGCGTCGAGCATGTCGACCACGGCCTGCTCGCCGTCCCGGAAGAGTTCGTGCAAGGCGCTCACGATGCACAGCCCGTCAGCGGTCCCGCACACCGCGGGCCAATCCTGCGGAGCGAACGCATCGCCGACCACGAATTCCAGCCGGTCGTCCACCCCTTCTCGCGCGGCGAGGCGCTGCGCTTCGCCGATCGCGTCGGCGTCGATGTCCAACCCGATGCCGGTCAGCCCGGGATCGCGTTTGCAGGCATCGACCAGCAGGCTCCCGCCGCCGCAGCCGATGTCGAGCATCTTGCGCACGCCGCGGCCGCGCATGGCCTCCACCAGCACCGGGGTGTGGAAAGCGGAGAACATGGTGGCCGAGTGCTTGCCCAGCGGACCGCCGTTGCGCTGCACGTCCTCGCCGTAGACGGCCTCGCCGGTCAGCAGCTCGCGGAGCCTGCTCATGACCGGGCCGTAGGACTCCAGGTAGACCCCGAGCCGGGCCAGCGGGACCTCGCCGGTCAGCAGCTCGCCCTTGCGGGTGAGGGCGAATCCGTCCGCGCGGCGTTCCAGCACGCCGCGCAGGACCAGGTAGTCCAGCAGTCCGGCGCCGATCTTTTCCACCGTGCCGTCGAGCAGTCCTTCGTCCGGCGACTTCTTGCCGGCGCGCAGGTTGTCCAGGATGCCGCCGTCCACCAGCGCGAAGATGGCGTGGCACAGATTCATCGAGCTGATCATGTCCGGCATTCCGGACAGTTGGAAATCCTGCCAGGCAGCGAGTTGTTCACCGTCGCGGAATTCTACGAATTCGGGTTCCAAGCGAGCCTCTCTCGTTCCGATCGGTCCACCTGCGCGGTAGTGCCGGACACGCGGTTCGGGTATTCCGTGTTCGCGAAAGCGGTAGTTCGCGGCGCGGTGTCCGTGCGATTTTGAAGATAACGCAGCGCGGGGCCTTCGCGGTCCGGTGCGAGCGGTCCGCGCGGGGCGGATTCGAACCACCGGGGCGGCCGCTCCAGCGAGGTCCGAGGCGGCGTGACTCGCGATCAGGCCTGCCGGAAGTGCCGCTGCGCTGCCACCGATTCCGGTGGCAGCGGCGACTGCGAGGTCGTTCACCGAGCGGTCCGGGGCGCGGCACGGGCGACGACCACCGGCGGGGCGCTGCCGGCCGCGTTTCGAGGCGGCTGCGCGTGGGCGGTTGCCCGCCGCAGCGGAATCCGGTGGCCGCCGCGCTCGGCGGCGCGAGCGGAAAGCGGCGCCTACTGCTTGTTCGCGCCCACCAGGTCCGCGGGCTCCTGGGCCTGTTCCTGGGCCATGGACTTGCGGACCGCGTTGATCTGGCGGCGGCCCCAGCTTTCCGACAGGCCGTAGCGCTTGCCGAGCTCGGCGGGCTTGACGGGCTGGTCGGCCGCCAGGGACGTGCGATAGTCGCTGCGGGCGGCGGAGCGCTTGTCCCGGTCGCTCATCGGGCCGTCCGGGACCGGGGGCAGTTGCAGCGTCTTCTCCGCGTCGGAGGTGTCGGCGGCGTTCGCGCCGGTTGATGCCGTGCTCGCAGCGGTCTTGTCTGTGTCCGCGGGCGCCGCGTCCCCGGTGGTCTTGCCGGAGCCTGCGCGGGAGTTGGACGCCGCGGAGCCCTTGCCCGGCCGATCCGCCGACTTCGGGCCGTTGCCCGGCTTTTCGCCGGAGCCGCCGGTCGTGCTGGGCAGCTCCATGGTCACCGTGGCGGCTTCTGCGTCCGAAGTGGACGGTTCCGCTCCGGTGCCGTTCGCCTCGCCGGTGCTGTTCGCGGTGGCCTTGCCGGAGGCGGGAGCCGTCGAGCTGGTCGTTTCGGGATCGGCCGAGGCGGTGCCTGCCGCCCCGGAACTCGTGGTGCCGGATTCGGCCGATCCGTCGCCGGGTGTCCCGGAGCCGGGAGCCTCGGAACCGGTCTCGTCCGCGCCGGCCGCAGCGGCAGCCGCGACCGCGCGCGCGGCGTGCGGCTCGGTTTCCGCGGTCGGAACGTCCTTCGTGCCCGCCGACGCTTCCGGTTCGCCTCCGGACTGCGCGGCCGGTCCTCGGCCGCTGCGCGCGGTCGCAGCGTCGTCGGCGGATCCGGACTCGCCGGAGTCGCTGTTCGCGCTGGTCGGCTCGTCCCGGCCGGGAGCCGGGTAGTCGGCCGAAACCGCGGACGTGCGCACCGAAGCGGCGCTGGTGGAGGCCGGGACGCGGGCGTGCACGGCATCGCCGCGACCACTGTCCACATCGGACTCATGGGGCAGCGTGCCGACGTCGTCCGGACGAGGTGCGCGTTGCCCGCCGGGCAGTTCCGCAGCGCCGCCGAACTCGTTCCCGGCCGGAGCGACCGTCCGGCGTTCTTCCTGCCGATCCGGCGAAATTCCCGCAACCGCGGCGGAATCGCCCGCGAACCGGTCGCCGCGCGCGGGCACCGCCGGTTCGCCGCCGGACCGCGGTCCCGCTGCGTGCGCCTCGGACGACGCCTGCAGCGCAGCGGCGCGGCGGGCCTCCGGCGGGGACAGCGTGCCGAGGCCCGCGATCTCCTCGACGGGGATGTCGATGACCTGGTTGCGGAACGCTTCGCTGGTGCTCTTGCGGTCGACCATCCAGCGCAGCACCAGCAGCCCCGGCCGCAGCCGGAAACCGCGCATCCCGTGCTTGGCCTCGTAGTCGGCGCGCAGTTCCAGCAGCACCACGTCGAAGACCGCGACCGCAGCGATCGGCAGCCCGGCCGCGACGATCTGCGCCTCCTGGCTCGGCTGGTGGATCCAGTTGATCCACGAGCTGACCCCGGTGAACGCCCACATCAGGATCCGGCCGCGCACCGCGGAACGACCGTTGATGGACGAGCGGTAGGTCATCAGCGTGCAGGCGAACGCGGCGCCGTCGAACGTCGCGGGCACCAGCCAGGCCGTGACGTTGGTGAACCCGGCCATCGACTGCATCCCGTACTCGTGCAGGCCGACGAAGCTCGCGCCCCAGCCCATCACGGCGGCCATCGCGACGAAGAACAGCGCCGCGATCGACAGCGACCGGCTGCCCCGGTCCACCGCCGCGTCGCCGGGGGCGGACGGCGCATGGCCCGCCGGGAAGGCGTCGTTGGCCGAAGTGGCGATCGGGCGCGCGCTGCTTCCGGCGTCGTGCACGGGGGTCCTCCAGGTTCGTGCGGGCGGGCACGCTCGGCAGTGCCGGATAGTAACTTGGCGATCACCTGGTCAGGTGACCGCCCGTCGATCTCGGCTCTCGGGCGGTCGCTGGTAGTGGCGGCGCCTGCCGCCGCGCCGCGCGTCCGCTGCCCGTGCACCAGTGACCGCGGGACGTCGGCGAGCACCGCACGGACGGCTTCGGCGGAGGCGACCCCGTTCGCTCCGGCGCCCGCGTCCCGGACTCCACGAACCTGCGCGAACCGCGGTCAGCGCGTCGGCGCGAACGTCGCGATGACCTGCGGATTGGCGTCCGCCCAGCGTTGCGCGGCGGCTTCCTCCTGGCCCTTCGGCGCACTGTTGATCTCGTTCTCCAGCGAGGCGAGCTGCTGGTCGTTCAACCGGAACTTGTGCACCATCCCGGTCACGTCCGGGAAGTCGGCGCTGAAGCCCTTCCGCCCGGCGGCGTGGATCTGCTCCGCAGCGCCCATCGCGCCGCGCGGGTCCGCCAAGTCCTTGATCGGGTACTTCGCGTACGCCCAGTGCGGGTGCCACAGCGTGACGACGATCGGCTGGCGCTCGTTGATCGCGCGCTCCAAGGAGGCCAACATCGCGGTCGTCGACGAGGTCTGCAGCGTGTACTCGCCTGCGAGGCCGTACTGCGGGATCATCTGGTCCCGCGTCACCCGGCTCAGCCCTGCGCCCGGATCGATGCCGGTGATCGTGCCGTGGAACTCGGCGCCCCGGCCGCGCAGGTCCTGCAACGAGTTCACGTCGGTCAGGTACTTCGGCACCGCGATGTTCAGCGTCGCCTGGTCGTACCAGACCCCGAGGTCCTCGAGCTGACCGCGGTACTGGTTCCAGTAGTCGGCGTGCGTCTGCGGCAGCCAGGCGTCCATGAACAGGTCGATGTTGCCGCGCGCCAGGCCCGCGTAAGTAGGCCCGGCCTCCAGCTCGGTCAGCTGCACCTGGTAGCCCTGCCGCTGCAGCAGCACCTTGTAGAGGTTGCTGACCGCGATCGCCTCGTCCCAGGCGATGTAGCCGATGTTGATCCGCTTCGCCTGCTGCCCGGTGCCCGCTTCCCGGCCCCCGCACCCGGCAGCGACCAGCACCAACGCGGCGAGCATCGCCAAACATGCCACCAGCCGACGGGTCCAACGCTTCTTCGGCATGGCACTTCCCGCCCTTCCTAGGCGACCGGCGCGGTCTCCTCGGCCGCGCGCGAGACGGGGGAGCGGTCGGCCAGCACGGCGGTGATCCGGTCCAGGTAGACCGCCAGCACCACCACCGCGACCCCGGCTTCGAAACCCGCCCCCAACTGCACCCGGGTCACCGCGGTGTAGACCTCGGTGCCCAGTCCTTCCGCGCCGACCATGCCCGCGATGACCACCATCGACAGCGACAGCATGATCACCTGGTTGATGCCCGCCATGATCGACGGCATGGCCAGCGGCAACTGGATGCCGGTGAGGATCCGCCGCGGCGGCGCCCCGAACGCCTCCCCGGCTTCGACCACCTCGGCGTCGACCTGCCGGATGCCCAGCTCGGTCAGCCGCACTCCGGGCGGCAGCGCGAAGATCACCGTGGCCACCACGCCCGGCACCGCGCCGATGTTGAAGAAGAAGATGACCGGGATCAGGTACACGAACGCGGGCATCGTCTGCATCAGGTCCAGCACCGGCCGCACCACGTGGCTCACCACCCGCTCGCGCGCGGCGAGGATGCCCACCGGGATCGCCACCACGATCGCGATCACGGCGGCCACCAGGACCAGTGCCAGCGTTTGCATCGCGGGCTGGAACTCGCGCATCCCGGCCACCAGCCCGAATCCGATGATGGTGAACAGCGCGAACCGCCAGCCGCGCAGCCACCAGGCCAGCGCCGTGAGCACCAGCACCAGCAGCCACTGCGGTGGCCACAGCAGCGCCGCGGTCAAGCCGTCCACCGCGGAACGCACCACCAGGTCGATGAAGTCGAAGACCGGCCCGATCGTGTCGTTCAACCAGTTCACGACGGCTTGGAACCAGTCGCCGAGCGGGATGCGGGGCACTTCAGGCATCCGGGGCCTCCTGAGATCGCTGATCACCCAGCGCCCGCAGCAGCACCGCCGGGGTCAGCGCGCCGAGCAGCCGCCCTTCGCCGTCCACGACCGGCAGCACGGCTTCCGCGGTCGCGCGTCCGAGGACTTCGCGCAGCGGCCGGTCCCCGGTGATCGGCTCGGCCGTCGGGGACACGACGTCGCGGATCTCCGCGAGCCCGCCCCGCGCGGCCCGTCCGGCGGCGGCCGCGTCCACGCTGCCCAGCAGCTTGCGCTCGCCGTCGGTGATCAGCAGCCGCTCGGCGCCTTGCAGCGCCGCCAGCGCGTGCTGCGGCGTGCGGTCGGCGGACACGGCCAACTCCGGATCGGCCACCTGCGCGGCGGTGAGCACCCGGCTGCGGTCGACGTCCCGGACGAACCGGGCCACGTAGTCGTCGGCGGGACCGCGCAGGATCTCCGATGCGGTTCCGAGCTGCACGATGCGACCGGCCCGCATCACCGCGATCCGGTCGCCCAGCCGCATCGCCTCGTTCAAGTCGTGCGTGATGAACACGATCGTTTTGGCGAGGCGTTGCTGCAATTGCGCGAGCTGGTCCTGCATGTCCCGTTTGATCAGCGGGTCCAGCGCGCTGAACGCCTCGTCCATCAGCAGCACGTCGGTGCCCGCGGCCAGCGCGCGAGCCAGGCCGACGCGCTGCCGCATCCCGCCGGAGAGCTGCTGCGGGAACCGCTGCTCCCAGCCGGTGAGTCCGACCATCTCCAACGCCTCCCCGGCCGCGCGCCGCGCCTGCCCGGCGGGATCGCCCTGGATGCGCGGGCCGTATTCGACGTTGTCCAGCACGGTGCGGTGCGGCAGCAGCGCGAAGTGCTGGAACACCATGCTCATCGTGCGCCGCCGCAGGTCGCGCAGTGCGTTGCCGGACAGCGCGGTGACGTCTTCCTCGTCGGCGTACACGTGGCCTTCGGTCGGTCGCAGCAGGCCGTTGAGCATCCGGATCAGCGTGGACTTGCCGGAGCCCGACAGCCCCATCACCACGAAGATCTCGCCGGTGGCCACGGTGAACGAGGCGTCCAGCACCGCTGCGGTGGCGCCCTCGGCGCGCAGCCGCGCGGTGTCCGCGCCGTCACGCAGCCGCCGCAGCGCTTCGGCGGGATGCGGACCGAAGACCTTGCAGAGCTCGTCCACCCGTACCGATGTCAAATCCCGCCTCCCGCGAACCGTCCCGCCTCCGGCGAGCCGGAATGGGTCGCACGGCACCGGGTCGCGCGATGAGGAACGACATTCCCCGTGCGAATGAGGATACGACCCGGAACCCGGGAAAGAACCCGGATCGAAAGTCCCCTCGACCGCGGCCGAGAACGGATCCAGCGGGCTGCGACCTGCGCGGACCGCGAGCTGTGCGGCGAAGACCGGCAAGCGCGGCGAAGCTCGCGCCGCGGCGATCGCGGAAGGTGCGCAACGGCGGGCCGGGACCGACCCCACGGGTGCCTGCGAAGCGGTCCGAATCGGGTCCGGCGGTGCTGCTGCGGAGCGAGAGGCACCCGCCCGGGCGCGCCGGAGTGGTTCTCACCATGTGTAACGGGGGCGCGTCCGCCGACCGGCGACGTTTAAGGTCGGGTACATGCAACCCTGGTCGTCGGTATCCGTGCCCCAGGTGCAGGGCACCCCCCGTCCGCTCCGGCTGCACGACACCGCCACCGGCGAGGTCCGGCCCGTCGCGCCCGGCCCGCTGGCGCGGATGTACGTCTGCGGCATCACCCCTTACGACGCAACGCACCTCGGGCACGCCGCCACCTACCTGGCGTTCGACCTGGTGCACCGGATCTGGCTGGACAACGGCCACGACGTGCACTACGTGCAGAACGTCACCGACATCGACGACCCGCTGCTGGAGCGCGCGGAGCGGGACAACGACGACTGGATGGTCCTCGGGATGCGCGAGACCGCGCTGTTCCGCGAGGACATGGAGGCGCTGCGGGTGCTGCCGCCGCAGGACTTCATCGGCGCCGTGGAGGCCATGCCGGAGATCATCGAGGCGGTCGGCAAACTGCTGTCCTCCGGCGCGGCATACCGGGCCGACGACGCCGAGTACCCGGACATCTACTACCGCCACGACGCCACCGGCCGCTTCGGCTACGAGTCGAACTACAGCGCCGCGGACATGGACCGCTTCTTCGCCGAGCGCGGCGGCGATCCGGAACGGCCGGGCAAGGAGCACCCGCTCGACGCACTGCTGTGGCGGGCCGCGCGCCCGGGTGAACCGTCTTGGGACTCCGAGCTCGGGCCGGGCAGGCCGGGCTGGCACCTGGAGTGCTCGGTGATCGCGCTGAACCGGCTGCGGATGGGCTTCGACGTCCAGGGCGGCGGTTCCGACCTGGCGTTCCCGCACCACGAGTACAGCGCAGCGCACGCCGAGGCGCTGACCGGGCAGCACCCGTTCGCCCGGCACTACTGCCACGCCGGAATGGTCGGCCTGGACGGCGAGAAGATGTCCAAGTCCAAGGGCAATCTGGTGTTCGTGTCCCGGCTGCGCGGTGACCGGGTGGACCCGATGGCGGTGCGGCTGGCGCTGCTGGACGGGCACTACCGCGCGGACCGCTCGTGGACGGCGGACGCGTTGACCGCGGGCTCCGCCCGGCTCGCGCGGTGGGGCTCGGCGGTTGCGCTGCCGGCCGGGCCGTCCGCGGACGAGGCGATCGCGGGTCTGCGGGACCGGCTCTCCGACGACCTGGACACCGAGCGGGCGCTGCTGGCGGTGGACGCCTGGGTGGACGCGGCGCTGTCCGGCGGTGGTTCGGACGAGTCGGCGCCGGGTGCGGTGCGGGATGCGGTGGACGCGTTGCTCGGGGTCCGGTTGTAGTTTCGCGCGCCCGATTGCGGGCGAAATTGTTTTCGCGGAAGGTGTCGCGGCAATCGTTCGGTCGATCGCCGCGGCACCTTTTCCTTTTCCGCGCGGTTCGTGCGCCGAAGGTTGCCTCCGCAATCGGCGGAGGTCGGACCGGTGCGACCTGGCCGAAAATCCCGCCGGGCGCATTTCGGCATCGCGGCGCAGGTCGGGCCGAGCACTTGGCGTGATTGATGCCATGCCGCCAGTGGAGTAGTCGCGGCGATCCGGTTACGCGCAATTGGACGAGTTGATTCCTGCTGAGCGGGCTTCATTGCAGGTCGAGAGTGTTCGCGATGCGGCGGGCGTCATTCGGATGGCGGAATAATCTGAATATTCTCGATCTTTGGCGGAGGCGCGAACGTCCGATTTGGTGACCCTGCGCGTACGTTGCGCTTTTCCTCGCTCGCCGAAAACCGACTGAACCGCCGGTAGCCGCGTGACTTTCCGAATTCGCTCTGGTTGGATCCCGGTCCATGACTCGGCACGAACCACGAATTGGCGATCGCATCGCGGGTCGTGAGGTGCAATGGTGACGCGGGTCCGCGACGTGCTGGAACGCTCCCGGAAATCGCTGCTCGACGGCACCGCCCGGCAACGCATCGAAGGCTCCACCCGGCACCTGCTGGAACGGTCCCGCGCGACGGTGGCCCAGTTCGTCGGCCAGCCCGCGACCCGCGAGACCGGCCCGCAGGAGATCCTCGCCGGGGTGTGCTCCAGCGTGGCGCTGCGCGACCTCAACCTCGTCGACTCGCTGCTCGAGCAGCTGGAGAAGATGGAGGCCGAGGAGGACGACCCGGACGCGCTGGCGCGGCTCTACCGGCTGGACCACCTCGCCACCCGGCTGCGGCGCAACGGCGAGAACCTGCGCGTGCTCGCCGGGCGCGACGCCGGCGGCGGCAGCTCCGAACCGGCCTCGCTGGTCGACGTGATCCGCGCGGGCGTTTCCGCGGTGGAGCACTACGCCCGCGTCGAGCTGGGCACGGTCGCCTCGCTCGGTGTCGTCGGCTTCGCCGCCGACGACGTCAGCAGGCTGCTGGCCGAACTGCTGGACAACGCCACCTCGCACTCACCTCCGACCTCGCAGGTCACCGTCAGCGCGCACCTGACCGAACAGGGCAGCGTGCTGGTACGGGTGGAGGACGCGGGCATCGGGCTGCCCGCCGCGCGGCTGTCCGCGCTCAACGAGCGGCTGGCCAGCGCGCCGGTGCTGGACCGCAACGCGGTGCAGCACATGGGGCTGGCGGTGGTGCGGCGGATCTCCGCGCGGCACGGCGTCCGGGTGTGGCTTTCCCGGCGCGCGCCGCACGGCACGATCGCTTCGGCGCTGCTGCCCGCTGCGCTGGTGCAGGAGACCCCGGGCGCGAATCGCGCCGGCCCGAACCGGCCGCGCAAGGAGGCCAAACCGGCGCCCGCGCCCGCACGCGCGGCGAGACCCGGTGGGAACGGGACCGGGCGCTCGATACCCGGCGCCACCGGCACGGTGATCGCCGAGGCCGTTCATCCGCAGCGGCCCGCCGATGACGACGCTTCGGCCGCGCCGACCACGCCGAACGGCCTGCCGCGCCGCGTTCCGCAGAGCCTGAAGGAATCGGCCCGGCCCGCGCAGCAGCCCACCGAGCACGACCCGCAGGAACAGCGCGCCGGTCACGAGCAGCTGCTGGCCGACCTCGGCGACTTCGCCGACGGCGAACAGGCGGCCAAGCAGCGGCCCGGCAATCAACAGCAGCACAGCAATCAACAGCAGCACAGCAAGGAACAGCCGCACAGCAAGGAACAGCAGCCCGGCCAGCAACAGCGGCACAGCCAGCAACAGCGGCCCGGCCACGAACAGTCCGGCGCGCAACGGCACGACCGGGATCAGCACACCCACGAACAGCCGGACGCCCAAGACCGGCCGGGCTCCGGCCGCACGCCCGGAGGAAATCAGCAGTGACGGCGGGAAACGACACCACAGGACGCGATTTCGGCTGGCTCGTCGACGACTTCGTCGACCGCGTGGCCGGAGCCACCCACGCGCTGATCCTCTCCGCGGACGGCTTGCCGCTGGCCGGGTCCTCGTCGATCTCCGGCGACGAGGCCGAGCAGCTGGCCGCCATTTCCAGCGGCGTGCTCAGCCTTGCGCACAACAGCGCTGCGCTGTTCGACAAGGGGACCTGCGAGCAGATCATCATCCGGCTCAGCCAGGGCTACTTCCTGTTCATGGGCATCGGCTCGGGCGCCGGGCTGGCGGTGCTGACCGCGCACGACGCGCAGATGCGGGTGGTGGCCTACGAGATGACCCAGTTCGTCGAGAACACCGGGCACGCGCTGACCCCGGAGGTGCGCGCCGACCTGCGCCGCGTGGTCAGCGCGCGGCGGCCGGCGTGACGCGGATGCGGGAGGTAACGAGATGAGTGCAACCGCGCGGAGCGATTCCGGCGCGGCGGGGGAGCAACACCAGAACTCGCAGGATCGCGGAGCCCAGGACTCCGAGCCGCACCACCTCCGGGAACCGGGGCGCACGCACCCGGATCCCGGAAGGCCCGAGTCCCGCAGCAGCCGGGTGCGCCCGTACGCGCTCACCGGCGGCCGGACCCGCACCCGCCACCAGCTGCTGGTGGAGACGATGATCTCGGTGCCGAACTACGACGCCGAGTTCGCCACCGGGCTGCTGCCCGAGTCGCGGTCGGTCTACGAGTCCGCGCGCAGGCCGATCTCGCTGGCCGAGCTCTCCGCGATCCTGAGCATCCCGCTCGGCGTGATCCGGGTGCTGGTCAGCGACCTGGCCGCGGACGGCGCGGTGTTCATCCACCCCACCGGGCACGCATACCGCTACGACCACGACATCCTGGAGAGGGTTCTGGATGGCCTCAACAAGCTCTCCGCATGACCCCGCCGAGCTGATGCTCTCGGCGAAGATCGTCATCGCGGGCGGGTTCGGCGTCGGCAAGACGACGTTCGTCTCCTCGGTCTCGGAGATCCCTCCGCTGAACACCGAGGCGTGGATGACCGAGGCAGCTGCGGGGATCGACGAGCCGGATCCGGAGGGCGCGAAGACCACTACCACGGTGGCGATGGACTTCGGCCGCATCGAACTGCATTCCGACCTGATGCTGTACCTGTTCGGCACGCCCGGGCAGGCCCGCTTCTGGTTCCTGTGGGACGACCTGGCCCGCGGCGCGCTGGGCGCGGTGATCCTGGTGGACACCCGGCGGGTGCAGGAGTCCTTCGCCGCGATCAACTACTTCGAGCACGACTC from Saccharopolyspora sp. SCSIO 74807 encodes:
- a CDS encoding roadblock/LC7 domain-containing protein, translating into MTAGNDTTGRDFGWLVDDFVDRVAGATHALILSADGLPLAGSSSISGDEAEQLAAISSGVLSLAHNSAALFDKGTCEQIIIRLSQGYFLFMGIGSGAGLAVLTAHDAQMRVVAYEMTQFVENTGHALTPEVRADLRRVVSARRPA
- a CDS encoding DUF742 domain-containing protein; this encodes MRPYALTGGRTRTRHQLLVETMISVPNYDAEFATGLLPESRSVYESARRPISLAELSAILSIPLGVIRVLVSDLAADGAVFIHPTGHAYRYDHDILERVLDGLNKLSA
- a CDS encoding ATP/GTP-binding protein; translation: MASTSSPHDPAELMLSAKIVIAGGFGVGKTTFVSSVSEIPPLNTEAWMTEAAAGIDEPDPEGAKTTTTVAMDFGRIELHSDLMLYLFGTPGQARFWFLWDDLARGALGAVILVDTRRVQESFAAINYFEHDSDVPFIVALNLFDGQLPYELDEVRDALALSPETPLVTCDARDSVSTVDALRALVSHTMRLNVVSGAA